Proteins from one Clostridium cellulovorans 743B genomic window:
- a CDS encoding HD-GYP domain-containing protein — translation MKLVLTNDKLIGEILANPIYTENGVMFLNKGNLITDKAISRLKAMGVTTVYIEDNNDEIDLQEVLATPIKLQAIKAIKEIFEEVKKKEYVNEKRVSEIVRDIMGNINLSENAAMISNLVPNDEISKLAVHSLDVTILTIMVGIRKNYDDTRLLKLGAAALLHDIGHLFTDDKYHVKRAQEILKRNPSILSTTYMAIYYMYEREDGSGLFKVPGEKIHEFAKILGICNEYIHDISGEKAMLPHVAIEKITAEAVNKFDKTIYKEFLKSVYCYPNGLQVKLNNGQKGMVVMQNNESTTRPILAVKSQDSYRFCNLLEPENLTLFIDEVIMQ, via the coding sequence ATGAAGTTGGTGTTAACAAATGATAAATTGATAGGTGAGATTTTAGCAAATCCTATATATACAGAGAATGGAGTAATGTTTCTTAATAAGGGAAACTTAATAACTGATAAAGCTATATCAAGATTAAAAGCAATGGGTGTCACAACTGTGTATATTGAAGATAATAATGATGAGATTGATCTACAAGAAGTTTTGGCTACACCTATCAAACTTCAAGCAATAAAAGCTATAAAAGAAATTTTTGAAGAAGTAAAAAAGAAGGAATATGTAAACGAAAAAAGAGTTTCAGAAATTGTTCGTGATATTATGGGTAATATTAATTTATCAGAGAATGCTGCTATGATAAGTAATCTCGTACCTAATGATGAAATTTCTAAGTTGGCAGTTCATTCTTTAGATGTAACTATCTTGACAATTATGGTTGGTATACGTAAGAATTATGATGATACAAGGTTATTAAAGTTAGGAGCAGCAGCTCTATTACATGATATAGGACATTTATTTACTGATGATAAGTACCATGTAAAAAGGGCACAAGAAATATTAAAAAGGAATCCATCAATTTTATCAACCACATATATGGCTATATATTATATGTATGAAAGAGAAGATGGATCTGGATTATTCAAAGTTCCTGGTGAAAAGATACATGAATTTGCTAAGATACTTGGTATATGTAATGAATACATACATGATATAAGTGGAGAAAAAGCAATGCTTCCTCATGTAGCGATAGAAAAAATTACAGCAGAGGCAGTAAATAAATTTGATAAAACAATCTATAAGGAATTTTTGAAATCTGTATACTGTTATCCTAATGGATTACAAGTAAAATTAAATAATGGACAAAAAGGTATGGTTGTTATGCAAAATAATGAATCTACTACAAGACCTATTTTAGCTGTTAAATCACAAGATAGTTATAGGTTTTGTAATTTACTTGAGCCAGAAAATTTAACATTGTTCATAGATGAGGTTATAATGCAATAA
- a CDS encoding DUF3237 domain-containing protein, producing MLLEANLVLTLIVETGESEEVGNTPRGYLKVVPIKGGSFFGVNVKGKVLPGGYDWNTVINNDTEHHLSKYILKTDDGTYISIENEGYLELKEEHSNRIKTSSRFEVTEGKYDWLNSGVYVGSLEVGKTESPSKNIKIFKMK from the coding sequence ATGTTATTAGAAGCTAATTTAGTTTTGACACTAATTGTAGAAACAGGTGAATCTGAAGAAGTTGGCAATACCCCTAGAGGCTATCTTAAGGTAGTTCCTATTAAAGGTGGATCATTTTTCGGAGTGAATGTTAAAGGAAAAGTCTTACCTGGCGGATATGATTGGAACACGGTTATAAATAATGATACGGAGCATCACCTCTCAAAATATATCTTAAAGACAGATGATGGCACATATATATCTATTGAAAACGAAGGATACTTAGAATTGAAAGAAGAGCATAGTAATAGGATTAAAACTTCATCCCGTTTTGAAGTAACTGAAGGCAAGTATGATTGGTTAAATAGTGGCGTTTATGTAGGAAGCCTAGAAGTAGGTAAAACTGAAAGTCCAAGTAAAAACATTAAGATATTTAAAATGAAATAA
- a CDS encoding CD3324 family protein: MEYKNGIDLFPQELLKEIQKYVSGGLVYIPQASDNRKSWGELSGSKLELGKRNLEIKQRFSEGVEISQLAIEYCLAEETIKRIVYSKKK, from the coding sequence ATGGAGTATAAAAATGGTATAGATTTATTTCCACAGGAATTATTAAAGGAAATCCAGAAGTATGTAAGTGGTGGATTAGTATATATCCCGCAAGCTAGCGATAATCGCAAGAGTTGGGGAGAACTTTCAGGAAGTAAATTAGAGCTAGGTAAGAGAAATTTGGAAATCAAACAAAGGTTTAGCGAGGGCGTGGAAATTTCACAACTGGCTATAGAATATTGTCTTGCAGAAGAGACAATTAAAAGAATTGTATATTCGAAAAAAAAATAA
- a CDS encoding TetR/AcrR family transcriptional regulator: MEDSKKHISRELILETTLSLIDENKSIKDVSLRVIAKKVGCAHTNLYNYFSSLEEIFWETLGELLLIMIEFCGNGVDEETNQERKIFLVFSNLIDFCMNHPGWYSFIWFEPMGGKPSPRVIEILKRPGAKLAELIKIANNISNERAKLIYDILHSYMHGELSKWINKRSFISKSEQTKQIILSRIKGLYRLLLKEGEQLEKFIEIQN; encoded by the coding sequence ATGGAAGATAGCAAAAAACATATAAGTAGGGAATTAATTTTAGAAACTACGTTAAGCTTAATCGATGAGAATAAAAGTATTAAGGATGTAAGTTTAAGAGTTATTGCTAAAAAGGTAGGATGTGCTCATACAAATTTATATAATTATTTTAGTAGCTTAGAAGAAATCTTTTGGGAGACACTAGGAGAGTTACTTCTTATAATGATAGAGTTTTGTGGCAATGGTGTAGATGAAGAAACTAATCAGGAAAGAAAAATCTTTTTAGTTTTTTCAAATTTAATTGACTTTTGTATGAATCATCCGGGTTGGTATAGCTTTATATGGTTTGAACCTATGGGAGGCAAACCTTCCCCAAGGGTTATTGAAATACTAAAAAGGCCGGGAGCAAAACTTGCTGAACTTATAAAAATTGCCAATAACATCTCTAATGAGAGAGCAAAACTAATTTATGATATATTACATAGTTATATGCATGGTGAGTTGAGCAAGTGGATTAATAAACGAAGTTTCATTAGTAAAAGTGAGCAAACAAAGCAAATAATTTTGTCTAGAATAAAAGGTTTATATAGATTACTACTAAAAGAAGGTGAACAATTAGAAAAATTTATAGAGATTCAAAATTAG
- a CDS encoding endonuclease, protein MKITTFKRKGFILSLVLALVVVFSSSITKTAYSITGTGTSTSPYSVAQAIANQTSTVKTVQGYVVGQPTTTTTVLKSGFTGNTAIAIADSATETNTSSMIYVQISTTYQATFGLKTNPSLKGTQVKVTGTLTAYFAHAGIKSITGIAKVTSSDDNTSGGSTGGTTGGNTGGTTSGSTTSYDTTYYASAMGKTGATLKSTLHEIIDDHTKLSYEAVWNGIKDTDQDPNNSNNVILLYTGRSQSKSSNGSGVDNWNREHVWAKSHGNFGTSAGAGTDLHHLRATDVSVNSTRGNLDFDNGGTPDKEATLCKYDSDSWEPRNAVKGDIARMLFYMAVRYEGDNGEPNLELNDKVNNGTNPYMGRLSVLLQWNQQDPVDDMERRRNDIIFNKYQHNRNPFIDHPEWVNQIWN, encoded by the coding sequence TTGAAAATCACAACATTTAAAAGGAAAGGTTTTATACTTTCACTTGTACTTGCTTTAGTTGTAGTTTTTTCTAGTTCTATAACTAAAACTGCATACTCAATAACAGGAACTGGTACAAGTACATCTCCATACTCTGTGGCACAGGCAATAGCAAATCAAACTAGTACTGTAAAAACTGTTCAGGGTTACGTAGTTGGACAACCAACAACTACTACAACAGTTCTAAAAAGTGGATTTACAGGGAATACGGCTATAGCAATTGCTGATAGTGCAACAGAAACGAATACTTCAAGCATGATTTATGTTCAAATTTCTACTACATATCAAGCTACATTTGGATTAAAAACAAATCCTAGTTTAAAAGGAACTCAAGTTAAGGTTACAGGAACACTAACTGCATATTTTGCTCATGCAGGAATAAAAAGTATTACTGGTATAGCTAAGGTGACTTCTTCAGATGATAATACAAGCGGCGGAAGCACTGGTGGTACTACAGGTGGAAACACTGGTGGTACTACAAGCGGAAGCACAACATCATATGATACTACATACTATGCTTCAGCTATGGGTAAAACTGGGGCAACTTTAAAATCAACACTTCATGAAATAATTGATGATCACACAAAATTATCATATGAAGCTGTTTGGAATGGAATAAAGGATACAGACCAAGATCCTAACAACTCAAACAATGTTATATTATTATATACAGGACGTTCACAATCAAAATCTTCAAATGGTTCAGGTGTTGATAACTGGAACAGAGAACATGTATGGGCAAAGTCTCATGGTAACTTTGGTACTTCAGCAGGCGCAGGAACAGATTTACACCATCTAAGGGCAACAGATGTATCTGTAAATAGTACAAGAGGAAATCTTGACTTTGATAATGGTGGAACTCCAGATAAAGAGGCTACATTATGCAAATATGACAGTGATTCATGGGAACCTAGAAATGCTGTAAAAGGTGATATAGCTAGAATGTTATTCTATATGGCTGTAAGATATGAAGGCGATAATGGAGAACCAAACTTAGAATTAAATGATAAAGTTAATAATGGCACTAATCCATATATGGGAAGATTAAGTGTATTACTCCAATGGAATCAACAAGACCCTGTTGATGATATGGAAAGAAGAAGAAATGATATAATATTTAATAAATATCAACATAACAGAAATCCTTTTATTGATCATCCAGAATGGGTAAATCAAATTTGGAACTAA
- a CDS encoding pentapeptide repeat-containing protein, translating into MSKENRGKLEIELYKDLRIDCKKCFGFCCIALYFSASDGFPTDKEAGEPCINLCKDFSCAIHKDLRNKGLKGCTAYDCFGAGQRVAQGTYRGENWQQNKELSKQMFQVFLVMRQLHEMLWYLTNAYIKQTDNNIKDKINYMINETERLTHLDPNSLLVTDIDLHRNQVNSLLHQTSEFLRTKVLKGQKTSLKRKKTIAGRLDLIGTDLRKTNLRGADLRGAFLIAANLSDVDLSYADLIGADLRDADIRGTNLENSLFITQAQVNTAKGDSKTRLPKSLTRPQYWSK; encoded by the coding sequence ATGTCAAAAGAAAATAGAGGGAAATTAGAGATAGAGTTATACAAAGATTTAAGGATTGATTGCAAAAAGTGCTTTGGATTTTGTTGCATTGCATTGTATTTTTCAGCTTCAGATGGATTTCCTACTGACAAAGAGGCAGGAGAACCATGTATAAACTTATGTAAGGATTTTAGCTGTGCTATCCACAAAGACCTTAGGAATAAGGGCCTTAAAGGATGTACTGCTTATGATTGTTTTGGAGCAGGGCAAAGAGTTGCACAAGGTACATATAGAGGAGAGAACTGGCAGCAAAATAAAGAATTATCAAAACAAATGTTTCAAGTTTTTTTGGTTATGAGACAACTACATGAAATGTTATGGTATTTAACAAACGCTTATATAAAACAAACAGATAATAATATCAAAGATAAAATTAATTATATGATAAACGAAACGGAAAGACTTACTCATCTTGACCCTAATTCTTTACTAGTTACAGATATAGATTTACATAGGAATCAGGTTAATTCTCTACTTCATCAGACTAGTGAGTTTCTCCGCACAAAAGTTTTAAAAGGTCAAAAAACTTCTTTGAAACGTAAGAAAACAATTGCAGGAAGGTTAGATTTAATTGGTACTGACCTTAGAAAAACAAACCTTAGAGGAGCAGATCTAAGAGGAGCATTCCTTATCGCAGCGAATCTTAGTGATGTTGATTTAAGTTATGCAGATCTAATTGGAGCGGATTTAAGAGATGCAGATATAAGAGGTACCAATCTTGAAAATAGCTTATTTATAACTCAAGCTCAGGTTAATACAGCTAAGGGAGATTCAAAAACAAGATTACCTAAGTCATTGACACGCCCTCAATATTGGTCTAAATAG